The stretch of DNA GTCccctaattttttgtttttcttttaataaatttttaatttaaaaatatataagacaaacagaaagaaaatttcataattttttcatgcataaaaattaaataaacatatttaattatataaataatgtgtaatattgtaaaaaaaaattgtgtgtaatataaaaaaaatggtagcACAATCTTGACAAACAATTGAATCCTTAAATATTAAACTTGGATCTTAGTAGAAAATAAACAAACTGATACCTTGTACGGTCGCTATTATAATACAGTTGCATGTAAAACCATCAGatctaaaaagaaaatttatgtcACTAAATCTTACTGTTCCACAAATTGTAACGATAATATATGATCTATACACTAAAATATGATATTACAGCTCATTCTCAAGTTTGTTTATGAAAAAagtgtctttttttttattttttttaaatcggaTATCCTCTACAAAACAACTGCATAAATTAATTTCTTGAGCTGAATAAAATTACAATGGATAACAAAAatctttctcaatttttttttaaattacaatatccTCCAGACGAGATAATTAGATACActagataaataaaattcttaCTTTCAGTCCAGAAAACAATTCACACTACTAGAATTCTGCATTTTTCCTGCGGATTTAAGCAAATATTCCGCAGGAAAGCATGTTACCTGCGGATTTCCCGGCAGAACCTTATCCCCACGTAAAACCTTCGTGGATAATTGTTACCTGAGGATTTCACTATCCGCGGGTAAATTACCTGCGGCTAAATCCGcaggaaaattaaataaaatccgCAGCAAAGTTTAAGAAAACTTTAGGCATTTGTTTACGACTTTTCATGCAGAAATATTTGCAGTACAGTTCCTACAAATATATTTCGTATGAAAATCTGCAGGTATATCCATACGAAATTTGTACCAACCATATGTTTCGCATTAAAATCTGCAGGTAATTtcgtataaaaataattttaaaaaaggaatCCGCATGCTTAAATTTCTACATTAAACGAATTtgtctgattttttatttatataaaaattttaactaaaaatatatgaaaatattattataaatacatttttaaaatatttaatattaatccaaaacaaaatttatatcatatgcataaatcatattgtgataattctaaacaaaatttatatcatgttcaCAAATCATAactaagtattaattaaaacatgatcaaaaaaaaaaaaaaactaagtacAATCAAGTACATGATACAaccaatttaacaaaatagaaacaaatacTACTCAATATGACCACTACCAATATCCTCACTATCTTCATCAGTTTCATCGTTGAGTTGTGGTGATGAGCTTGGACGAGAAGAAGATCCAACAAATCCTAAATGTTGCATAAGAAAGGTTAAATTTTTGTTGGTCTCGGCCATCTCTTTTTCTTGTCGTTGCAACTGTTGTTTCATCAACAACTTTTCTTGCTCCTGTTTTTGCAAGGATTCATTCAACGCATGAACTTGACTTCTCAAAGCATCAACCTCTGAATCGGAACGCATTGATGGCTGATTTGGATTCAATGTTTTGGCTATAGATCCGAGACCAAATATTCTCCCTTTCTTTCTCCCAACTACATCCACCCATATATCAATATCAGATGGCATAACTTTGGTTGGTTGACTATCAGCTTCGTCCTCTCCCGGAACAAAAGTTGAAGCTTCAGACGATAACtcaatctttttattttcaaatttctcctgcaataaaatagaaaatttgagGCATAAATGTTTTcatataatcataattaattactaattgtTGGAACACTTGTACATAATCTTTAAAATGATACTTAAGATGATGAGCTTACATAAGCAGATTCAGCATGAATACCGACCCAGTTTTTATCTTTAGTACGATGAGTACGAAAATAAAAGTCACTAAATGTTGGGTCTTCTCCTTTCGTCtctttctgtaaaaaaaaagtatatcttaatttcattaatatttaaatataaaatagaaaagtaaCAATACCATTTTTTTCCATAGCACCCGATGAGGAATTGATCCGCCAGTGTGAAGAGATGCACCATCCACAAAATTgcgatttcttttatttatctaagatttttttttggaaattagAGGAATTCCAAATTGCCTTCAATTGTTCCCACATTCTCTCTCTCATCCAAGTAGGCTTATTTTCCAAATCTTTACGTGCATCTTGCATTAGTTGCGACATCTTAGCTGCACTCCATTTTTCAAAGTTGCGTCGCACCATGTCGTTCAAAGTTGGGGGCCATGTAAACCTTTTCTGTAAtggaaaaaaaagaaataatgggagaagataaacaaaatagatgaacaaaacataaacaatatCTTACACAAATCAGTCTAGGAATCAAGCTAGTTGAGAAATTAAAAACCATACAATACATAagctaattaattaattaaccaaaCAAATTACAGCATATATGGGAAAGAACAAGAAACAGTAAACAGGAAACaagagaaataataaaaaaaatctactaATTTACTAATTTGATGTTTACagctttttattttgatgttttctgCAATTTTACATTTGTgttcatgttatattttttattttctgtgAACAGGTAATGTGAGTTTTGATTAAAAAGCTATTGGATGAAGATAACAAGTAATGTGAGTTTTGATTTTCTAAGTTTTGATGTTCTGGTGGTGTACCTTGAAAGTTGATGAGTGTATAAGCGCAAATTGTGGTCAAAGGCTGATGGTGGGTGTTATTGGAAAAAATGGGTGGGATGTAACATACTAAATCCAGTTAATTTACATGAACGTTGTCTATTATGAATGTTAATTTCTGGCAACATTCTAATTCAGATATTCAACTGTGGAGGCTTCATAGTGATAATGCTACTAGTCCTATTGGCTAATTAATAGCTTCAAAAGGTGTGATAATGATATATGAAGTAAATTCTCCTTTCATAAATTGtgcataaaaaagaaaaagaggtgACACAAGAGGCAAGATAAGCTCTTAAAAAACAAGACATTTTCAGAACCTCTTATTGTGCTGAAAGTAGAATGTGTTGGTAAACAAGTGATAGTATGTCACATGTTTAATTAAGTGGCATACACATTTGGCTTTCTAGTTCTAGCACCTAATTTAGGTTATGTTGGATCACCAGACATTGAAATCCCAaaattctaacaaaaaaaaaaaaactcaagtaTTACAACTTGAAGGTACAATAAAAACAGAAGgtgaacttaaaaataaaaagcagaAGCAGTATCAGAAACATGAACATGATATGTGAATAAAATTAGCCAGTAATCATGGTTCCAGCACCTTCATCAGTTAAAATCTCAAGTAACAAAGAATGTGGAACCTATTTCTTATGTGCTGATCTTATGTCGTGCACTCACACTAAACATAAGCTAGACTTGTTTTTGTCAGGAAGAAACTTATCAACAAGTATCTCCCTGTCTATCACAATCCTGCACATGATCAACAGCCAGACACATTCACCAAGTCTCATTGTACTTATATATTCACCAAGGATCGCCTATTTATCAACATTCACCAATTTGATAATTGGTATACATCTAAGAATTGGAACAGACACCTCAAACTGAACAGAAGCCAACTACCAACCAAAAATAATCTCATACTAGCAATACACTTCAAGCACAAGCCAACTACCATAATCTGACTACATGTATTATCAGCTACTGAAGTTTATCTTCTTTCAAGAAAACACTATATATAATTGCATTTATGAGACAAATAAGTCTAGATAGATTAATGTGGGATGTATTTGTATCTAGCATAATTACGGTTGGCAGAAAATCAGTTGAATGTAGTAATATTACCTTAAATAAGTCGAACAAATCATTTATCTTATCTTTACTTAACTTTTTCCATGACGGTTTTCCCTCTTCCAAGCTAGAACGTAAGATGCTAGCAATTGTTGAAATTACTAGTTTGTGTTGATCAAACCtatgtaaaaaaagaaaattataaaattatgtagtgtaacttaataataaaataaaacatcaataaaATGTGAGTTACTCACCCATCCCCTTTTGGGAGTATTGgaatttttgatatattttcttcaccACTAATATGACTAGATGAAGATCGAGTTTGAGGTTGAGCTTGAAGTGGTGGAGGGTGAGATTGCTTGGATTTGGATCGTAATCGAGGTTGAGCTTGAGATTGCGGTGGTGGAGGGTAAGATTTAGTGGATTGAGGACGAGATCGATATATGGGTGGGGGTTGAGATATTGGAGGATGAGATTGGGTGGATTTGGGTCTTGATTGGGGTTGAGGATGAATAAGTTGGTTGGATTGTGGTTGAAATGAAGGTGTAAAGGGTTGAGGTTGAAATATGGATGGAATGGGTTGTGGTTGAGGTTGAAATAGAAGTGGAATGGGTAGTGGTTGAGGTTGAGTGAGTTGAGGCTGAAATAAGGGTGGAGTGAGATGAGGTTGAGTAATGGAAGTTGAGTTTGAAGGGGGAATATTAACCTTTACAACTCTCTTCTTTGTTGACCTTTTGGTTCGCTTCATAATTGActgcaaaagaagaaaaagtagGTTATTTATTCTATATGAGATATATGGGTAAAAAATAGATTTCTTAAAACTCAAGAATTCATAAATAGTTCGtcgattaaaaattattcaccAAATTAACATCTGTAACAAATTTAGCATCTCTAACATCTACTAAAGAAATAAGAGATAAATTTAATATTCCCCTTTTCTAAATTCTGCCTGTATCAGCTTTTTCTACATTatcaacatttaaaaaataatgtaccAAATATTTGTTACCCTTTTTGAACAATATACCTTCTCAAAACTTGTTCTACAAGCTACATATTGTAAACTGTTATTCATTCTCAATCTTATAAATAGGCCAAGCAACCAAAGAACAAGACATCATCATTTGCATCAAAACCATATAAAGAACcaaaaacatattattattttcttgttcTAATTAACATGTCAGCTTCAGTCGCTAGTAATGTTTCAAATTATCTGCTAGCAAAATCTGTGAAACCATTGGAAGATCATTAGCACAAATGAATAAAGTTCAAAGTATTGAGAAAAATAGACAAGCAATTGCTGATTACAACAGTTTGGTTAAGAATCTTTTGTTAAATCTACCAATTCCTTTTTGAATACTACGTATGTTAAATCAAACACATTATCAATAAAGAGCTAACAAATACTATTCAATAGAATCATCATCCTCTTGATCTTCATCTTCACCATCGTCACtgaaatcatcttcttcatcctcaTCATCTTGCATCATATGCAAATCAACTTCTTCACCATAAACTGAATCATCTTGTAAGTTATCAATTGGGTTATCTTCAATTGTTGCATTAACTTCTGATTCTTGCACTTGAAAAGCAACTTCTAAAGTATGTTTATCATCAACAACCCCTCTCAGCTTTGTCTTCGTAACTACCAACCAATCAACTTTTTGGCGCCCAGGATAAGGTGAATAGTAAACTTGAGTTGCagattttggaaaaataaaagGATCAAATTTACCGTATTTTCTCCCTTTTCGTACTTCTACAATCTTGTATTGATTATGTATCCTCATTCCACGACTTGAAGGGTTGAACCAATcacagtaaaataaaattagcttTCGTGTTGCTTGACTTCGCCATTCAAATTCTAGAATCTCAGAAACAACACCATAATAATCACTTGAGGTTTCACCTTGACCAATTCCCTTAACACATACTCCactattatatgttattttgccTTCACCCCAAGAAGTTGTGTTGAATTGGTATCCATTCACATGATAAATAGGCCATGACTTTGCTAGTCTCAAGGGTCCTCTTGCCAAGTCATACAAGTCAGGGTTTTGCATCATAAGTTTGTGATTCTTTGTCACCTAGTCGCATAAAGCAATTCATATAGCTTAGGTTAAACAAATTGTACATCTTTGTTTTAATCCAAATAAGATTGAATAGTCTAAATAAGTGCTTACATATTCTTGAAACCATCGCGGAAAGTCAACTTCTATTTGTGTATCAATGACATTGTCATTGAGATCTCCATATATACTTTTCAAACTTTGTACATACATCCTAtacatgatattttaaaaaaattagatgttGTTGTTCGTTGAATAATGGAGAACTCTAACAATATTAATgacttttttaaaatgaaaaaaaaaagacccactcatatatataaaaaatcaaattttgaactcCCATACTAtagaaaaataacttttatttttatatctcaCTTACtcttagaaaaataatttttatttttatatctcaCTCACTCTTAGATAGCCTCTAATGtcgatttattttaaatagatttcACCTAAAATAATTTGAGCAAAAGTATAAAATCTTGGAgatttaaatcatatatatatggTAAACAATATTATCATTGGTTTATCTTTTTATGAGTGTGCCTTTTTCAAATTCTAAATGTAGACTTGGGTCCTTGTCAGTTCCTCCAAATGTGCCTTTTCCTTCTCCAACTGCCATTTCATTATTTTCCAATTCAATGACATAAAAACAGCAACAAATATAAACCAATTTAAGTTGGAATCGACGAAGAGCAAAGAAAACTCACTAACTTTGGGTCCAACAAGATAGATAAAAAGATAAGATCACATACCATATGGTCGGGTTAGGTGAGGTCATCCTCTTActcattaataattttgtacTTCCCAAATAATGCGTTCCTACAAAGTACAAACCCAAAAACAGccatcaaaattaaatcaatcaataataCTCCTAAATATATCCATACATAAAGAAAAAAGTGAAATATGGACACACGTTAATATTTTTAAGGCTTgtttgttacaattttttttaaaaaaaatttaaagtatttcattttttttctataactttttttttataaataatttgttttgaaaagcTTCAAAGAAAAAGTTGTTTAAATAGCACttcataaaaaattgttttaaacatttcttcttttaactataattttctttaaaatacaatttcaaaaaaaaaaaacttaaatgagAAGTCATTTTGagtaattattaataaaaattatttttgagagatataatttttttaaatgtaatttttgttatattaaaaaCTTCATCAATAAGTTTCAACTATTGAATACCaaaatttctcttttaatttataataaataagtttgaaataatctctattattgttaaataatttttttataaaaattaattttagaaatataaaattaatattaatttttaataataacagGTCCTTCTAGAAATTAAAATGGACTCtactcaatttcaaaatttaaatctgatatatatatatatatatatattttttgtgcgCGCGCTATTAATTTACACCAtcgtttttttttatgaaagtaCCATTGCAGACATATTTTTTGGTATAAACCaatccaaaacattttatttggaaaagaacacattttattacttttaattaaacaatttttaaataaatgttagATGGTCCCGCAGTTTAGTGGTCATGccattgaattttgaaggaAGGATGTCAATAGCATGCAATTGCGGATATccatttaaaatcattttgattTGAGCagaaaaattctattttaattagatgtgagtttttttaaaattaaaattcgaaGCTGAGAACGGATTCATGGTGTCAGTATTCACCTTAGACCTATATCTGAAACTGCATGTTAGCAATAGTATTGtcaattcaaaaatttatatacatgtataaaattatcatcaatATATAACCATTTCAAtcacaagtataaaataatcataaacttttatattaaaaaatatatcagttaTATTGTTAGAAGATAGAGTGAATTTTAAATACTAAGCTAAAGTAAACTAGTTTTTTGGGACCGaataaactatatatttgattgatcCAGCAAATCACTAGTATGTTTTAATTATCCACTAACCAATATAAAGGGAGATAAGTTTTAagatactattaaaaaaaatgtgtttcttattatgcatattttatttaatattaatttactatGTGAATATTACATTATCTATGAAATTGgattaatttaaaagtttttatatatttatttatttaacttgtaattaagtaaaatatttttataactaaattttatttaaaattataaaaaaaatatcattatcaaataaactaaaataataaaattttaaaatataattcagtttattcataaataatatattaataatttaatttaatagtatcAAAGTATATTAATACTCAAATGTGTATAGTATAGTAGAAGTCCCATTGAAATTTTGCTCGTAGCAGTTCGATATGTTTATCCACGCGACAATAATCGGTTTGACGCACtttgaagaaaaagaagaggaaGCAGAGAAAGATACACTCTCATCTGTTTTTCTAGGGACATGGAAAATTATATGgtcaagaaaaaataaaaaatcaaaagcttatttttgtaatttttttttattttgaaaatacataatgtatatttaatttgtttgtattttttatttttcatttttacctaaatttttgaaaacaatgggtgttaaataatttgaaattcaaCATAAAGTAATTAAACCAAATAagattatttcattttataaaaaataaaagaaaaaatacaataaagcgtataatgataaaaatagaaTTAGTCTCTGATATCAAATATTAGGAAGCTCACCTTATAGACAATTAAACTTAACcgaatattattttagaaatgaTTATGTGTATTtctaaatgaatatttttaaaatatatattcatataaatatatttaattctattctttcaatattatattgaatatcacacttataaaataaatttattttaaagtaatataatttttaataaaatattaattttttgatttgtacgttctattaatattatatatattatttctgagttattaaatttttatttacatttttcaGTACAGatttaatatacatttttaataatagtagaaatatcaattctAAATAAAGattatttagtaaaattaatgATATCTTGTCACATTCATTGTGGGTTttaaatagtaatatttttatacttattaCTATTATTGCTTAAGataatctaaaaatatatatatatataaaatagtaatttttttaataattaatataaaattgatatttatagCTTATTTGTtgcttttctttttaaataattacttttaaagaaTTTCATATGTTTGTTATgtctttaaaaaaagttaaaatataaaaagtaatcGAAAAACTATttcagataaaaaataattctttaataacttgttcaaaaaattatttttacgtctaatatattttaataattattttattatcatgaacaaacaaaaaataatttttgtttttaaaaattattaacaaataatctcaaaaatattaaattttatgaagAAAATTCTCGAAGAAAAAGAATTTAATGACATTTATATTTACGATACATATTAAGTAATTTGTGATATTAAAAGTTTGAATTCttgaaaaacaatattaaaattttaaggaTTTTGACCACACAATCATCCTTTTTTGGCTTATAAATAAATGTGTATGTGCAAAGGTTTCtatcactctctctctctctctagttTACAACCTTTTCACGTGTCTCTCATTTTCATACTTCTCTTCTCCTTTCTTCACTCTGTTTGTTTCCtagcaaaagaaaaaaataactcaattctgtttttttaattattattacaaacttGTTCTTAGGGGCGGTGGTTGATGTTTCTTTGTGGAGTTGTCTTCACATAAAAAATCTAACTTTGTTTGAAGGATTGAAGCATagattagaaaagaaaaaaaaatggaaggAAACAAGCAAGTTGgttcttcatcttctttcacTTCTGAACTCTTTGGTTCCAATGACTTAcatccatcttcttcttctggAATTTTTGACTCTATTTTTTCTCCATCTCCTAaagtatgttatttatttatttatataattaatattttatttgtttgtttagtTTGACTTTTTTAAACTCCAATTCAATGCATTTCATTTCATAGTTATAATGCAGATTTCTACTATGTATTCTtattattagaaattaaaaagcACATACATCATTTCGAATTGAGTATAAGCAAAATATACGCGTATTTAGTCtaactttttgattttttttttttgagatagTTATAAGTTTATAAGAGTAGAGAATATATTTGACCCTTATTCTTATTGTTGgttgtgtttaaaacaaaattacaaaaagtcaaaaacaaacaaatagtgAAAATTTTGATCATTGAAGTTACAATTTGATTATCATTATAATTTAGTGTATGGACTTGCGTTgaaaaagttttgaatttttttttatggtttgtGATGATTCAGGTGTTTGGAAGAGAGTCTCTGAACTCTGCACTGAATGGGAAAACTGTCACTGAGGGATTGAACTCCAAAATTGGTAAAATTTCAAAATGGGATATTAGCAAAATCACATAGTAGCACCTTTCTTATTAGCCCTATTTTCTGTTATCTCAAATTTCCTTCATACTCTCTATGATTAGAGTCTTATTGATTCAATTTAACTAGATAAGATTTTGTGTATATAcatgaaataatataattaaattcaataagatattttgattaatttatgaAGAAACAAGTTGTATAGTTTTCCAATGCTATTTTTCCTTGTTCTCAATGCAGACTACATAAGTAAGGGAAGTGATGGTGAAAATCAGAAGAAGACAGCATATAAGGATATGAGTTCTATTTATCAAGAACAAAGAGTTCAACCATGTCACCTTAGTTCATCGATCTATTATGGTGGCCAGGACATATATTCTCATCCTCAGAGTACACGAGATTCGGGATTGAACACTATGGtatatgatattatttaaaCAGCATAACCAACATTGGTGTAAATGCATATTTGAAAACACCATTCAACGAGCTCAATCTTACTATAATCTTTAAATTTGGATATTGTCTGCAGTCTGCAAAATCACGCAGTCAGCATATCGATGACCGTTGAGTTGAGAATAGACTGTTTCAGTCAAATCTCAATCCAACAACCAGGATGTTCTGACTGCGAAAATAGGTGGTTTTACTAACTACAGATAATCTGAATTCATAATCCTTGCAGATGACTTCTGAATGAAACAATGGTACTTTTAGAATGGAATAATATAGTACCTTTTTGTTGCTACTGCTAATAATGGCTAACATGATTTTTTTATCAGTACAAGAAGGATGGGGGAGAGGATGATTCAGGAAGTGCCTCAAGAGGAAACTGGTGGCAAGGTAAGACATATACTATTGTCTAATGGATTTGTAGTGTAAACTTTGCAATTGGTTTTTATGTCATTAATTTTTCaccaatttaatattttgtgacATTCTATCAACAGGATCTCTCTATTATTAAAAAGAGTATACTTGTCAAGGGATATGCTCCTCAAGGTATGAATTTCATATATGTTAGATATAATTTACAGAATTTGGATTTTCTACAGGTTTAATAATCACACAATGTCAGTGTAAAATTAGTTTACACAGACAGTGTATGATcctttttgttatatattgttaggAGTTCGTTATAAGTATTTATAACTGAGCTaataaatttgaacaaacttCTGGTTAATATTATCCAACGTATAACTACCTATAACGAACTCCTAAAAATATTGTCACGGGACCATGTAATCAGAAATTTACACTGTCGAATTACTTATGTAGTTGCGTCTTTCACTTGAAATCAAATACGAAATGAAATCTAAAATCCAATGGTCTAAATTCATTGACTGCGTGAACATATGATTACTGGACTACAGAGAATCCAAATCCATTTGAATACGTTTGACCGTGTGTTATTAATCAGTTGCATTCATAATTGCAGGTTAAATAGGAGGATAGTGTGACAGTGTTGTCCATCTTTTGTAACATGGAAACGTTGTACTGTAGTTATAAATAATGCTGTGGATGGTTGGTTGCTTTCTCAAGCCATACAACAGAATCATAATATGGACCTATAGttataagtatatatttttcattttcctgTACAGAATATGGTACTCTATGATGGTAATGTATAAGTTATATGATATAGAAATATGTATCATCAGCTACTTTTATGTCGCTGAAATGGGAGAAACTCTATTTTTAGTGGTTTCCCCTCTATGTAATATGTATTTCATATGTAGTGACTGAAGCCTCTGGCTGAACTGAAATAATGTGTTTTATGAATATAATTCCTACTAGTTTATACTctgtattgatttttttatgtaaataacTTCAATTGCGGCAAAACTTCTAGAAAGTCATCGTTTAAAACTCTAGCAACAATAGACAAAATTTCTGCAAGTTTAAGTTAActgttttatttgtatttatagttaaaatagTGACCTATTTGATGTCGGTTCaatgaattatatttgaaagatacatttgttttatcttatttttatcgaattaatatcaaataaaatcaattaattgttTTTGCTCCGAAAATGAAGATAACCGCCAACTTTTTCCTAGCGGCAAAACTTTTTCTCGAGTTTTAGTGTGATTGATGACTTAGGAATAGTATTATCATCttagatttttatattaattttattcgcacaaaaacaaaattgtatgATAATGAATGTCACTCTTTGTATAATTGTATAGAGTTTTATCTCTCATCAATGTGGAATTTTAgattattcaatatttaaaacaaattttgattcttactttttttttcttctttaaattAAGAAGATTAGGATGATTTATGTCCTTATGATTCTTGCACACATCATCTTTTAGTGAATTTTCAAAGCTGACTCATCTAGGAGCAATgtgatttgaatttatttttgactATCTAGTTTATACCATTGTTGTAGATTCTGAAGTCATTTTTGCTTCACATTCACGGGTTGTAGATGATGAAGTCCctaagaataataaaatattcttgaaGAGTGGAAAGTTAAAGATTCATGAACCATCTTTATTACTTACACTCCATGAAATCCAACAAATTTCGACACAATGCTATAAGTTAAAACACCATTCAAA from Cicer arietinum cultivar CDC Frontier isolate Library 1 chromosome 3, Cicar.CDCFrontier_v2.0, whole genome shotgun sequence encodes:
- the LOC101514538 gene encoding uncharacterized protein; protein product: MEGNKQVGSSSSFTSELFGSNDLHPSSSSGIFDSIFSPSPKVFGRESLNSALNGKTVTEGLNSKIDYISKGSDGENQKKTAYKDMSSIYQEQRVQPCHLSSSIYYGGQDIYSHPQSTRDSGLNTMYKKDGGEDDSGSASRGNWWQGSLYY